A single region of the Brachypodium distachyon strain Bd21 chromosome 3, Brachypodium_distachyon_v3.0, whole genome shotgun sequence genome encodes:
- the LOC100828904 gene encoding ABC transporter G family member 25 isoform X2 produces the protein MVRMLCNKKETELYLSSLGSKRIARISRNCNQNSWPSGCQPGWACSTLDDNSFEGSIPSRAENCRPCCPGFFCPRGLTCMLPCPLGAYCPIGTLNETTNLCDPYSYQITPGVNHTCGSADSWADVLTTNDVFCPPGHHCPTTTQKFNCSKGSYCRKGSTDENKCIWRSRCKGNSTKEDIAVFGGTLIVVLSVALVLVYNCYDQFIAIRAKMSFNSRKKAAQIAQESATARQRWKSAKEVVLRHELGMFEPYDTPGQLATSSDEILHATEGNAQRSKNRKKLNVRTERFRRAYSQIDKEQALQLDKDKLTLSGIVSLAAENRPQRPMFEVAFKGLTLSIRKKKLLQSVTGKLSPGRLTAIMGPSGAGKTTFLNAVLGKTSGYKKDGLVLINGKSGSMQSYKKIIGFVPQDDIVHGNLTVEENLWFSGCCRLSKGMSKADKVLVLERVIGSLGLQEIRNSLVGTVEKRGISGGQRKRVNVGIEMVMEPSLLILDEPTTGLDSASSQQLLRALRHEASQGVNVCAVIHQPSYTLFDMFDDFVLLARGGLIAYHGPIREVENYFSGLGIKVPDRENPPDYYIDILEGIVKTKMRGHVTPKDLPLLWILHNGYEVPEDMRKNFEEINMIHELYNVGSISRELSSVEQSESTDSVQQNMRQANLLDRKTPGALAQYKYYLGRVAKQRLREATQQAVDYIILCIAGICIGTITKVNDDTLGVASYGYTIIAVSLLCQLAALRSFSPERLQYWRERESGMSSVAYFLARDTIDHFNTVVKPIVFLSTFYFFNNPRSTLRDNYLVLFALVYCVTGIGYTLAIWFELGLAQLCSALLPVVLVLVGTDPKFPQFIKELCYPKWTLEAFIIAGAKNYSGVWLITRCGALLKGNYDINFFALCIGIMMLNGVLFRFVALLSLLKLK, from the exons TTCATTTGAAGGATCGATTCCGTCCAGAGCAGAGAATTGCAGACCATGCTGTCCAGGTTTCTTCTGCCCTCGTGGCCTGACCTGCATGTTGC CTTGTCCCTTGGGTGCTTATTGTCCTATTGGGACATTGAACGAAACTACTAATCTTTGTGATCC GTATTCTTACCAAATAACTCCAGGAGTTAACCATACATGTGGCAGTGCAGATTCTTGGGCGGATGTGCTTACTACTAATGATGTCTTCTGCCCTCCAGGGCACCACTGCCCAACCACTACCCAGAAATTTAATTGTAGCAAGGG ATCCTATTGCCGGAAAGGTTCCACTGATGAAAATA AGTGTATTTGGAGAAGCCGGTGCAAGGGTaattcaacaaaagaagatatcGCTGTATTTGGTGGTACATTAATT GTTGTCTTAAGTGTTGCTTTAGTACTGGTGTACAACTGCTATGATCAATTCATTGCAATTCGAGCTAAAATGTCATTCAACTCTCGTAAAAAGGCTGCACAAATTGCACAAGAATCAGCAACAGCACGTCAAAGATGGAAATCTGCAAAAGAAGTTGTACTAAGGCATGAGCTGGGAATGTTTGAGCCTTATGATACACCTGGTCAATTAGCTACATCATCTGATGAGATACTGCATGCTACGGAAGGTAATGCTCAGAGATCAAAAAATCGCAAAAAGCTTAATGTCCGCACTGAAAGGTTCAGGCGTGCATATAGTCAGATTGATAAGGAACAAGCTCTCCAGCTAGATAAAGACAAATTAACACTCTCTGGAATAGTGTCTCTAGCTGCTGAAAATAGACCACAGAGGCCAATGTTTGAGGTGGCTTTCAAAGGTCTGACACTATccatcagaaaaaagaaacttcTGCAATCTGTTACAGGAAAACTTTCACCAGGTAGGTTAACAGCTATCATGGGTCCTTCTGGAGCAGGAAAGACTACGTTTCTGAATGCTGTACTAGGTAAGACATCAGGATATAAGAAGGATGGGTTAGTCCTTATAAATGGAAAATCTGGATCGATGCAGTCATATAAGAAGATAATTGGTTTTGTGCCCCAAGATGATATTGTCCATGGGAACCTGACGGTTGAGGAAAATCTGTGGTTTAGTGGATGCTGCAG ATTAAGCAAAGGCATGTCAAAAGCTGATAAGGTTCTAGTTCTTGAACGAGTTATAGGGTCACTAGGTCTCCAAGAAATCAGAAATTCTCTTGTTGGGACAGTGGAGAAGCGGGGTATTTCTGGTGGACAAAGGAAGCGCGTAAATGTTGGGATTGAAATGGTTATGGAACCATCTCTTCTGATATTAGACGAGCCAACAACAGGCTTAGACAGTGCCTCCTCTCAGCAACTTTTAAGAGCTCTTCGTCATGAAGCATCCCAAGGCGTTAACGTGTGTGCAGTGATTCACCAACCAAG CTATACATTGTTCGACATGTTTGATGACTTTGTTCTTTTGGCGAGAGGTGGCCTTATTGCTTACCATGGGCCTATACGTGAAGTTGAAAATTACTTCTCAGGCCTGGGGATTAAGGTTCCTGACCGTGAGAATCCTCCAGACTATTATATTGACATCTTAGAGGGAATAGTAAAGACAAAAATGAGGGGACATGTAACTCCTAAAGATCTGCCGCTTCTTTGGATTCTACATAATGGATATGAAGTTCCAGAAGATATGCGCAAGAATTTTGAAGAGATCAATATGATTCATGAGTTATATAATGTCGGATCCATTTCTAGAGAACTATCTTCTGTAGAACAGTCAGAGAGTACAGATTCTGTGCAACAAAATATGAGACAAGCAAACTTGCTGGATAGGAAAACACCCGGTGCACTTGCACAATACAAGTACTATTTAGGAAG GGTAGCTAAGCAACGTCTACGTGAAGCTACACAACAGGCTGTTGATTACATAATACTGTGTATTGCTGGCATATGCATTGGAACCATCACAAAAGTTAATGATGATACACTCGGTGTAGCTTCTTATGGGTATACCATAATTGCAGTTT CATTGTTGTGCCAGCTTGCAGCACTGAGATCATTCTCACCAGAAAGATTGCAATattggagggagagagaaTCTGGCATGAGCTCCGTCGCTTACTTCCTTGCAAGAGATACAATTGATCATTTCAACACAGTGGTCAAACCAATTGTCTTCCTCTCGACATTTTACTTCTTCAACAATCCACGGTCCACACTTCGAGACAATTATTTAGTCTTGTTTGCATTGGTTTACTGTGTAACTGGCATAGGTTATACTCTTGCAATTTGGTTTGAGCTAGGATTAGCTCAGTTG TGTTCTGCGTTACTACCTGTGGTACTGGTCCTGGTGGGTACTGACCCAAAATTTCCACAATTTATTAAAGAATTGTGCTATCCCAAGTGGACATTAGAAGCTTTCATTATTGCAGGAGCAAAAAA TTATTCTGGTGTATGGCTGATTACTCGATGTGGAGCACTGCTAAAAGGCAATTATGATATCAATTTCTTTGCTCTATGCATCGGCATCATGATGCTTAATGGTGTACTCTTCCGTTTTGTTGCTCTACTTAGTCTGTTGAAGCTAAAATAG
- the LOC104584148 gene encoding 4-coumarate--CoA ligase-like 7 — MGFFFTLNGIAMGQTTVVMTESAVRAGLRGVLDVAERSGITEIMAAAPVVVGMAREMRQHWRLPPALEHAICGGAQLPDSAAKQFRRRFLHVDLCMVSTSSTVSSL, encoded by the coding sequence ATGGGGTTCTTCTTCACGCTCAACGGGATCGCGATGGGGCAGACGACGGTGGTGATGACGGAGTCCGCGGTGCGGGCCGGGCTGAGGGGCGTGCTGGACGTGGCGGAGCGGTCGGGGATCACGGAgatcatggcggcggcgcccgtggTCGTGGGTATGGCGAGGGAGATGAGGCAGCACTggaggctgccgccggcgctggagcACGCGATCTGCGGCGGCGCACAGCTTCCAGACTCCGCGGCGAAGCAGTTCCGGCGTCGCTTCCTGCACGTGGATCTGTGCATGGtgagtactagtagtactgtCTCCAGTCTCTAG
- the LOC100842255 gene encoding translin — MRPAATALAATAAALRAAFLSPPAVASCLLAPRRVLLLPLHRLSSSSSAPPPSVAASDSQPPPLPAFMDAQFESFRAQLDGSSALRDRIRAVVSEVESASRAATAALLLVHQPVPLADVLGKVKAQVEVIKVHYSQLAEILRESPGQYYRYHGDWRSETQAVVSMLAFTHWLQTGGLLTHAEAQEKLGLSCGEFGLDVEDYLTGLCFMSNDFPRYTVNRVTGGDYDCPRKVLSFLTDLHASFRMLNLRNDFLRKKFDGMKYDLRRVEEVFYDVKIRGLVPGDSKQEVAQS; from the exons ATGAGACCTGCAGCCACAGCGTTagcagccaccgccgccgcgctccgggCCGCATTCCTCTCCCCTCCGGCCGTTGCCTCCTGCCTTCTCGCTCCCCGCcgtgtcctcctcctcccactgcaccgcctctcctcctcatcctctgcCCCCCCGCCGAGCGTAGCCGCCTCTGActcccagccgccgccgttgcctgCCTTCATGGACGCGCAGTTCGAGTCCTTCCGCGCGCAGCTCGACGGTTCCTCCGCCCTCCGCGACCGCATccgcgccgtcgtctccgAGGTCGAGtccgcctcccgcgccgccaccgctgctctcctcctcgtccaccaGCCCGTCCCCCTTGCAG ATGTGCTCGGCAAGGTGAAGGCGCAGGTGGAGGTGATCAAGGTTCACTACTCTCAGCTCGCGGAGATTCTCAGAGAGAGTCCCGGTCAGTACTACAG gTACCATGGGGACTGGAGGAGCGAGACACAGGCAGTGGTGTCAATGCTGGCGTTTACACACTGGCTTCAGACTGGTGGCCTCCTCACACACGCTGAGGCCCAGGAGAAGCTAGGAC TGAGCTGTGGAGAGTTTGGCCTGGACGTTGAAGACTATCTGACTG GTTTGTGCTTCATGTCCAATGACTTT CCTAGATATACGGTGAATCGTGTCACTGGTGGGGATTACGACTGCCCAAGGAAGGTCCTAAGCTTTCTGACTGACCTGCATGCTTCATTTAGGATGCTGAATCTGCGCAATGACTTCTTACGTAAAAAATTTGATG GGATGAAGTATGATTTGAGAAGGGTGGAAGAGGTGTTTTATGATGTTAAGATTCGTGGACTTGTACCTGGGGATTCAAAACAAGAGGTTGCTCAGTCATAG